The Chryseolinea soli genome contains a region encoding:
- a CDS encoding alpha/beta fold hydrolase: MPENFFILRVRNPGRLRVFSGRPSMPSFVVLALLLVCTNPHPGHSQNVDTLVDVGGYKLHFSIIKGKGTPILFEAGGGEDATNWKNIITKIATVTKTTLITYDRAGFGKSSFDTTRHGILNGVIGLETGLRKLHYSGDLILVAHSQGGLYATLYASRHAENVKAAVLIDATTSCFYEENRLNATQRIIDAQKNNSRKSNPGSYYQGADFSNNINFVRNVSFPKNIPVIDFVAEYPPFSEKKDIDDWKACHKEFAAASPLHTGIMAYGCGHFIFEDNPPLVIHAIVKAYATTLDKTGSHELLKREADYAIDAANDRNREEMAYRHSADDLNSWGYQLIKQGDLQKALRVFKLNIELNPNTWYAYEGYGEALLKNGEKSEAIKMYQKSVELNPTNENGKKKLEQILKQ, translated from the coding sequence ATGCCTGAAAATTTTTTCATACTCCGTGTCCGCAATCCCGGTCGGCTAAGGGTGTTTTCAGGCCGGCCATCCATGCCATCGTTTGTAGTCCTTGCGTTGCTCTTGGTGTGCACAAACCCCCATCCAGGACATTCTCAAAATGTTGATACGCTGGTGGATGTTGGTGGATACAAATTACATTTTAGTATCATCAAGGGTAAGGGCACACCGATTCTGTTTGAGGCCGGTGGAGGGGAAGACGCAACGAACTGGAAAAATATAATTACAAAAATTGCTACGGTTACAAAAACCACTTTGATAACTTATGACCGGGCCGGTTTTGGCAAAAGTTCTTTTGACACTACCAGACATGGCATTCTGAACGGTGTGATCGGGTTGGAGACGGGCCTTCGTAAACTACATTACAGCGGCGACCTTATCCTGGTCGCGCATTCCCAAGGCGGTTTGTATGCGACGCTCTATGCATCCCGGCATGCCGAGAACGTTAAAGCCGCAGTTTTGATCGATGCCACCACAAGTTGTTTTTATGAAGAAAACCGGCTTAACGCCACGCAACGAATTATTGACGCGCAAAAAAACAACTCCAGAAAATCCAATCCGGGTTCCTATTACCAGGGAGCAGACTTTAGTAACAACATTAATTTCGTGCGGAATGTCTCCTTCCCAAAAAATATCCCCGTCATAGATTTTGTGGCTGAATATCCGCCCTTCTCCGAAAAAAAGGATATTGACGACTGGAAAGCTTGCCATAAGGAATTTGCTGCGGCTTCACCCCTTCACACGGGCATTATGGCTTACGGCTGCGGTCATTTCATTTTCGAGGATAACCCTCCCCTTGTTATTCATGCTATTGTCAAAGCTTATGCTACAACACTTGATAAAACCGGCAGCCATGAATTATTAAAACGTGAAGCCGACTATGCCATCGACGCCGCCAATGATCGAAACCGGGAGGAGATGGCCTACAGGCATTCCGCGGATGATCTTAATTCGTGGGGATATCAGTTGATAAAGCAAGGAGACTTGCAGAAAGCCTTGCGGGTATTCAAATTAAATATCGAACTGAACCCGAATACCTGGTATGCCTATGAGGGCTACGGTGAAGCCTTATTGAAAAACGGAGAGAAATCCGAGGCCATAAAAATGTATCAAAAGTCTGTGGAATTGAATCCCACGAACGAAAACGGCAAAAAGAAGCTTGAGCAGATTTTAAAACAATGA
- a CDS encoding glycerophosphodiester phosphodiesterase family protein produces MRKLLSLLLLCPGMLMAQATLDKQGHRGCRGLMPENTVAAMIRGLELGVNTLELDVVISEDKKVVVSHDTYMSAEISRKPDGSDVTAEEAKQIILFKMPYATIRQYDVGLRPLANFPEQKKMKAYKPLLEELLDSVDTYARKHKLPLPNYNIEIKCSPASDNVAHPEPKEFVELVMAVCNKMKLGKRYNIQSFDVRPLQILHEKYPKVKLSYLTGNTKTVTENLTTLGFTPDIYSPYYKTVTAEVVTACHQQKMTIIPWTVNTKEEIAQLVKLGVDGIITDYPNYF; encoded by the coding sequence ATGAGAAAATTACTCTCCCTCTTGTTGCTGTGCCCCGGTATGCTGATGGCGCAGGCAACGTTAGACAAACAAGGTCACCGCGGTTGCCGCGGGCTGATGCCCGAGAACACCGTGGCCGCGATGATCAGGGGATTAGAACTGGGGGTCAATACCCTCGAGCTGGATGTGGTGATCTCGGAAGATAAAAAGGTGGTTGTCTCGCACGACACCTACATGTCGGCCGAGATCTCGCGCAAACCCGATGGCAGCGACGTGACAGCGGAAGAAGCCAAGCAGATCATTTTATTCAAGATGCCTTATGCCACCATCCGGCAATATGACGTGGGGCTGCGGCCGTTGGCAAATTTCCCGGAGCAAAAGAAGATGAAAGCCTACAAGCCGTTGCTTGAAGAATTGCTTGATTCCGTGGACACCTATGCACGCAAGCATAAACTTCCCCTGCCCAACTACAACATCGAGATAAAATGTTCGCCCGCTTCCGACAACGTCGCGCATCCCGAGCCTAAAGAGTTTGTGGAACTGGTGATGGCCGTATGCAATAAGATGAAGCTTGGAAAAAGATATAACATCCAGTCGTTCGACGTGCGGCCGTTGCAGATCCTTCACGAGAAGTACCCCAAGGTGAAATTGTCGTACCTCACAGGCAATACCAAGACGGTGACCGAAAACCTGACGACTCTGGGCTTCACCCCGGATATCTACAGCCCGTACTACAAAACCGTGACGGCCGAAGTGGTTACAGCCTGCCATCAGCAAAAGATGACGATCATTCCCTGGACGGTAAACACGAAAGAAGAGATTGCACAGCTTGTAAAACTTGGCGTAGACGGCATTATTACGGACTATCCCAATTATTTCTGA
- a CDS encoding ABC transporter permease yields the protein MLYRNYFNTAWRNLLKDKSFSAINISGLALGMACSLLIVLWVLDEKGIDAFHANDSRLYMVYQEQHYDGIVNGSYATPGLLAEDLKQVYPEIEYSTGMAWTTSSTFEANGKIFKQDGDYGSSDFFSIFSFPLLAGTKETALKTKNDIALSRKMAEIFFGSVEAALGQSLRYENKADLKVSAVFEDLPPNSSMKFDYLLNWETFMDEQQWSRSWGNNASLCFIVLKEGTDVSALNDKLHNYLDRHPDAQSETFKAKLGLQKYSEQYLHSEFENGKIAGGRIQYVNLFSVIAVFIILIACINFMNLTTARSIKRGKEIGVRKVVGAFRGALIRQFIGEAILITAFAFVVGILLVVAVLPVFNIITQKQIQLPFDQGEFWIVLGAMVLLIGFISGSYPALYLSGFNPVHAFKGTLKFGGTALWFRKGLVVFQFMLSIMLIVGTIVVYRQVSYVQSVHLGYDRENLIYVPVDGPFAKKYDVFKDELLRTPGIKLVSRIDNRPTRIVNGTGGVTWEGKDPSAFIDITQVAVGYDFMRTMGIELLQGRDFSPEIKSDTAGYIVNETALKLFNYKNPIGMPLTLWGMKGTIVGVVKDFHINSLHVEIKPLMLRLNEAMNGGWVMIRVEPGKTNEAIAGIKKTWKELNPYFPIDYQFSDQEYQKLYASEQVIEKLSNAFALMAIFISCLGLLGLTMFTTEQRTKEIGIRKILGAPLVSLFNLLSKELLILISIAIVMASPIAWYVMNGWLSGYAYKIDITLWIFILAGLLAIVIALITISFQTLKALLANPVKSLRSE from the coding sequence ATGCTCTATCGAAATTACTTCAACACCGCCTGGAGAAATTTGCTGAAAGACAAAAGCTTCTCCGCTATAAATATCTCGGGACTTGCGCTGGGCATGGCGTGCAGCTTGCTCATTGTGCTGTGGGTTTTGGATGAGAAAGGTATCGATGCCTTTCACGCGAACGACAGCCGGTTATACATGGTTTACCAGGAACAGCACTATGATGGGATCGTGAACGGAAGTTATGCCACACCGGGTCTCTTGGCGGAAGATCTGAAGCAAGTTTACCCCGAAATTGAATATTCAACCGGTATGGCCTGGACCACCTCCAGCACGTTTGAAGCCAACGGGAAAATTTTTAAGCAGGATGGAGACTATGGTAGTTCCGATTTCTTTTCAATTTTCAGTTTTCCATTGCTGGCCGGAACAAAGGAAACCGCGCTAAAGACAAAAAACGATATCGCCCTATCGAGGAAGATGGCAGAGATCTTTTTCGGATCGGTCGAGGCTGCCCTGGGGCAGTCACTGCGATATGAAAATAAGGCGGATTTGAAAGTATCGGCCGTATTCGAAGATCTCCCGCCGAATTCTTCCATGAAGTTTGATTATTTGCTGAATTGGGAAACCTTCATGGACGAGCAGCAATGGTCCCGGAGTTGGGGTAACAATGCTTCCCTGTGCTTTATTGTGTTGAAGGAGGGAACCGACGTTTCCGCTCTCAACGACAAGCTTCATAATTATCTCGATCGACATCCCGATGCCCAGAGCGAAACGTTCAAAGCGAAGCTCGGTTTGCAAAAATACAGCGAACAATATCTCCATTCGGAATTTGAAAATGGCAAGATCGCCGGCGGCAGAATTCAGTATGTAAACCTCTTTAGCGTCATCGCGGTGTTCATCATTTTGATTGCCTGCATCAACTTCATGAATCTGACCACAGCCCGTTCGATAAAGCGGGGAAAGGAAATTGGCGTCCGGAAAGTGGTCGGCGCTTTTCGGGGAGCGTTGATCCGCCAGTTTATCGGTGAAGCGATATTGATCACGGCGTTTGCATTCGTGGTGGGCATACTCCTGGTGGTTGCCGTACTTCCTGTTTTCAACATCATCACACAGAAACAAATTCAACTGCCTTTTGATCAAGGAGAGTTTTGGATTGTGCTGGGCGCTATGGTTTTGCTGATCGGTTTCATTTCAGGAAGTTATCCGGCGCTGTATTTATCGGGCTTCAATCCGGTTCATGCCTTTAAAGGGACGTTGAAATTTGGAGGCACGGCGTTATGGTTTCGGAAAGGCCTGGTTGTGTTTCAATTTATGTTATCCATCATGCTCATCGTGGGAACGATCGTGGTTTACCGCCAGGTGAGTTATGTCCAATCCGTTCACCTGGGTTATGATCGCGAGAACCTGATCTATGTTCCGGTCGACGGACCTTTTGCAAAAAAGTATGACGTGTTTAAAGATGAGCTATTGCGCACTCCGGGCATCAAATTGGTAAGCCGCATCGACAACCGGCCAACACGAATTGTCAATGGCACCGGAGGCGTGACATGGGAGGGAAAAGATCCAAGCGCTTTCATAGACATTACCCAGGTGGCGGTGGGCTATGACTTCATGCGTACCATGGGGATTGAATTATTACAGGGTCGCGACTTTTCCCCTGAAATCAAATCCGACACCGCGGGATATATTGTTAACGAAACCGCGTTGAAACTTTTTAACTATAAAAATCCCATTGGCATGCCCTTAACGCTTTGGGGCATGAAGGGCACGATCGTCGGCGTGGTGAAAGATTTTCATATCAACTCCCTGCATGTGGAAATAAAACCGCTCATGCTTCGCCTGAATGAAGCCATGAACGGAGGTTGGGTGATGATCCGGGTAGAACCGGGAAAGACCAACGAAGCCATTGCCGGCATAAAGAAGACCTGGAAGGAATTGAATCCTTACTTTCCAATCGACTATCAGTTCTCCGATCAGGAATATCAAAAGCTGTATGCCAGCGAGCAAGTCATAGAAAAATTATCCAACGCTTTTGCCCTCATGGCCATTTTTATATCCTGTCTGGGATTGTTGGGGCTGACCATGTTCACCACCGAGCAACGCACCAAAGAAATTGGAATCCGGAAGATCTTAGGCGCCCCCTTGGTCTCATTGTTCAATTTATTGTCCAAAGAGTTGCTCATTTTGATTTCGATTGCCATTGTGATGGCCTCACCGATCGCCTGGTATGTCATGAACGGCTGGCTGAGTGGCTACGCCTACAAAATCGATATCACGCTCTGGATCTTCATTCTGGCGGGGCTATTGGCTATTGTTATCGCCTTGATAACGATCAGTTTTCAAACGCTAAAAGCCTTGCTGGCAAATCCAGTGAAAAGCTTGCGGTCGGAATAG
- a CDS encoding TetR/AcrR family transcriptional regulator yields the protein MESKSPTEKKIVETALKMFNESGVEYVGMRELAAVLKMRVGNLTYYFPTKDDLVNRLSLDLAEENNRTIVPVEHVTIKGFFEMLHQVFRNHIRYRCLMLSFVHIMERNPIVAKRYSKIQSTRNDTWSTNIQALQKGKYISADATEVNFLVSTIALIARFWISEAAISFKQQTEEQQMQHYSKMIARIFLPFATAKGKRELEELLSHH from the coding sequence ATGGAGAGTAAATCGCCAACTGAAAAAAAGATCGTGGAAACCGCGTTGAAAATGTTCAACGAGTCGGGTGTTGAGTATGTGGGCATGCGCGAGCTGGCCGCAGTCTTGAAGATGAGGGTGGGCAATCTCACCTATTACTTCCCCACCAAGGACGACCTGGTGAACCGGCTTTCGCTTGACCTGGCGGAAGAGAACAACCGGACGATCGTTCCCGTGGAGCACGTGACGATAAAAGGTTTTTTTGAAATGCTCCACCAGGTGTTTCGAAACCATATCCGGTATCGCTGCCTCATGCTGAGCTTTGTTCACATCATGGAACGAAACCCTATCGTTGCAAAACGCTATAGCAAGATCCAGTCTACGCGAAACGACACCTGGTCCACCAACATTCAAGCTCTTCAGAAGGGAAAATATATTTCTGCCGACGCCACCGAAGTCAATTTCCTCGTCTCCACCATTGCGTTGATCGCGAGGTTCTGGATCTCGGAGGCGGCTATATCCTTTAAGCAGCAGACCGAGGAGCAACAAATGCAACACTACAGCAAGATGATCGCGCGGATCTTTCTTCCTTTTGCCACGGCTAAGGGAAAGCGGGAGTTGGAAGAGTTACTCTCCCATCACTAA
- a CDS encoding cupin domain-containing protein yields the protein MRYTYPHTIDNGSGEQITFIRFNDNEKGGMLEIENRVHPGAGPPMHVHHLQDESLTVIEGKIGAQVAGREPTFHGPGETVTFLRGIAHRFWNAGDDMLICKGWARPAYNMEYFLTEIYRSTKANGGKAPSAFDGAYLQSKYKTEFDVIEIPVLVKKVIFPITLLLGKLAGKHRRFAGAPEAVSNRH from the coding sequence ATGAGATATACCTACCCCCACACCATCGACAACGGCTCCGGCGAACAAATCACGTTCATCCGGTTTAACGATAACGAAAAAGGCGGCATGCTGGAAATAGAAAACCGTGTCCATCCGGGTGCAGGTCCCCCGATGCACGTTCACCACCTGCAAGATGAAAGCCTCACGGTGATCGAAGGCAAGATCGGTGCGCAGGTTGCCGGTCGGGAGCCCACGTTTCATGGTCCAGGCGAAACCGTTACATTCCTGCGCGGCATAGCCCATCGGTTTTGGAATGCAGGCGACGACATGCTTATCTGCAAGGGGTGGGCGAGACCGGCCTACAACATGGAATACTTTCTCACCGAGATCTATCGGTCCACGAAAGCCAATGGCGGAAAGGCACCCTCGGCGTTTGACGGCGCCTACCTTCAATCGAAATACAAAACGGAGTTTGATGTCATCGAAATTCCGGTGTTGGTGAAGAAGGTTATATTTCCCATCACGCTGCTGCTGGGTAAGCTCGCCGGAAAACATCGCCGGTTTGCGGGTGCGCCGGAAGCCGTAAGTAATCGGCATTGA
- a CDS encoding energy transducer TonB yields MNKFFIAAFLIPSALSFAQETKKVVTRVSEPPTKTVYYVLRDQPDIKHGPCTRTYLGLSEKGLYEHNARVGVWEFYDERGRLVQKIDFTKHEIILSQPFVAKFWLLENGEGKERLLSEIDNEPFMLGGFERYARFITHTLRYPAEARKAGIMGNVVLSATITKEGVMIDEKVEKGPGHGLNEEALRIIQSLQEEWYPLRIDGEPKDAKILLSIGFKFV; encoded by the coding sequence ATGAACAAGTTTTTTATTGCGGCGTTTCTCATCCCGTCCGCGTTGTCGTTTGCCCAAGAGACGAAGAAGGTTGTAACAAGAGTCAGCGAGCCGCCCACGAAGACCGTGTACTATGTACTGCGGGATCAGCCGGACATCAAGCACGGACCTTGCACCAGGACATACCTCGGTCTATCCGAAAAAGGACTCTATGAGCACAATGCCAGAGTGGGGGTTTGGGAATTTTATGACGAGCGCGGCAGGCTTGTGCAGAAAATAGATTTCACAAAGCATGAGATCATTTTATCGCAGCCCTTCGTAGCGAAATTTTGGCTGCTGGAGAATGGCGAGGGAAAGGAACGCTTGCTGAGCGAGATCGACAACGAGCCCTTCATGCTGGGCGGCTTCGAGCGATATGCCAGATTTATCACCCACACCCTGCGCTATCCAGCCGAAGCCCGGAAGGCCGGCATCATGGGCAACGTCGTGCTGTCGGCCACGATCACCAAAGAGGGTGTTATGATCGATGAAAAAGTGGAAAAAGGACCCGGCCATGGATTGAACGAGGAAGCGCTGCGCATCATCCAAAGTTTGCAGGAAGAATGGTATCCGCTAAGGATCGATGGTGAACCGAAAGACGCTAAGATCTTGCTTTCAATTGGTTTTAAATTTGTTTAA
- a CDS encoding energy transducer TonB, whose translation MHNYLLAICLLTSLTSLAQETERVVTTTGDPPVEEEYYILKGHLETKQGPYTKTTSYGTSTGQYENNVRAGVWEFYDSRGDLEQKIDFTKHEVVFSKPFKPLAKSWLLENGERKEYTSGTPPVVIGGMSAVARSITRTIRYPAKARKGGHMGDVTISATITKEGAMIDEKIETGPGHGLDEEALRVVQLIDEEWFPLTIDGEAKDARIFMIITFRLSL comes from the coding sequence ATGCACAACTATCTCCTGGCCATTTGCCTTTTAACCTCCCTCACGTCGCTGGCACAAGAAACAGAACGCGTCGTCACCACGACGGGTGACCCTCCGGTGGAAGAAGAATATTATATACTGAAAGGTCATCTCGAAACCAAACAGGGACCCTACACGAAGACGACTTCCTATGGCACGTCCACAGGCCAGTATGAAAACAACGTGCGCGCTGGCGTGTGGGAGTTCTACGATAGTCGTGGTGACTTGGAACAGAAAATAGATTTCACCAAACATGAAGTTGTTTTTTCGAAGCCCTTTAAGCCGTTGGCAAAATCCTGGCTTTTGGAAAATGGTGAACGCAAAGAATACACATCCGGCACACCACCAGTGGTGATCGGGGGCATGTCTGCGGTGGCCCGTTCGATCACGCGCACGATACGCTATCCGGCCAAGGCCCGGAAGGGCGGACACATGGGGGACGTGACGATCTCGGCCACTATCACCAAAGAGGGCGCCATGATCGACGAAAAAATAGAAACAGGACCCGGGCATGGACTGGACGAAGAAGCCTTGCGGGTGGTCCAATTGATAGACGAAGAATGGTTCCCGCTCACGATCGATGGCGAAGCCAAGGATGCCAGGATTTTTATGATCATTACGTTCAGGCTGTCCCTTTAG
- a CDS encoding helix-turn-helix transcriptional regulator → MAKKGINRIKVVLAEQGRTNKWLAEKLDKNAATVSRWCTNEMQPSLETLVEISDVLNVNVRELIISNR, encoded by the coding sequence ATGGCTAAGAAGGGAATAAATCGAATAAAAGTTGTACTTGCGGAACAAGGGCGTACAAACAAATGGCTAGCAGAAAAATTAGATAAGAATGCAGCAACTGTTTCACGTTGGTGCACTAATGAAATGCAACCATCTCTTGAGACGTTGGTGGAGATTTCAGATGTGCTTAACGTAAATGTTCGGGAACTAATTATTTCCAATAGATAA
- a CDS encoding DUF4878 domain-containing protein, with protein MRYLLRILTITTAFALLSCGSDSPEETVKQFLKNVDNFEYDKAEACVTDHYRESLDNIKKASAEWSESKKQTYKKLSKAYNVLLKEKTDSTASVFVGLDGDSGMPLRTMFFLKKRDGKWLIDQTEEQF; from the coding sequence ATGAGATATTTGCTACGAATACTGACCATCACCACTGCGTTCGCCCTGTTATCATGCGGGAGCGATTCACCAGAAGAAACCGTGAAACAGTTCTTAAAGAACGTTGACAATTTTGAATATGATAAAGCTGAGGCATGCGTTACCGACCATTACCGGGAATCCCTTGACAACATAAAAAAAGCGTCAGCCGAGTGGAGTGAGAGTAAAAAACAGACGTACAAAAAACTAAGCAAGGCTTATAACGTTCTCTTAAAGGAAAAAACCGATTCAACGGCCTCAGTTTTTGTCGGCTTGGACGGTGACAGCGGCATGCCCTTGAGAACGATGTTCTTCTTGAAGAAAAGAGATGGAAAATGGTTGATCGACCAAACCGAGGAACAGTTTTAA
- a CDS encoding zinc-dependent metalloprotease — MNIMNYVQQYAEQIGGQFTDYDHSKSVVVVPLNGSRYQTVLAITQTSAVSGRDQAVFTSKVCEFAPNIDLKNLLEQNANFDFSKFVLEEGYLKVEASCLAASVSQEQIKEMIQEVAQLADHYELKLTGKDIH, encoded by the coding sequence ATGAACATCATGAATTATGTTCAGCAATACGCTGAACAGATCGGCGGTCAGTTCACAGACTACGATCATTCGAAATCAGTAGTGGTTGTTCCCCTCAATGGCAGCCGCTACCAGACCGTGTTGGCCATCACCCAAACCAGCGCCGTTTCCGGTCGCGACCAAGCTGTTTTCACCTCCAAGGTCTGCGAGTTTGCGCCCAACATCGACCTGAAAAATTTACTGGAGCAAAACGCCAACTTCGATTTCAGCAAGTTTGTGCTGGAGGAAGGTTATTTGAAAGTGGAAGCTTCTTGCCTTGCCGCCAGTGTGTCGCAGGAGCAGATCAAGGAGATGATCCAGGAAGTGGCGCAGTTGGCAGATCATTATGAGTTGAAATTAACGGGGAAGGATATTCACTGA
- a CDS encoding DUF2279 domain-containing protein produces MVRNSISLLLLLLIFTLSQAQVADSTQVNKKRLRSFVIGSTVGYGITLAGLNELWYKNSGHQSFRFFNDDDEWKQVDKTGHFLSAFYLSYGTSRALQWCNVKPKKSDLVGALVGFGVMVPIEIFDGFSQAYGASAGDLVADAAGAAFFLGQARLWKEPRIFPKFSFHRTDYAPLRPNTLGDGMPGEILKDYNGQTYWLSVDMDKFIRFPRWLNIVVGHGAEGMVYARVNENIAAGYPAPYRQFYLGLDFDLRAIKSRSKVVNTLIFVANMIKLPAPTFEFSSKGTRFHAFYF; encoded by the coding sequence ATGGTACGGAATAGTATAAGTCTCCTCTTGCTGCTCCTCATCTTCACCCTGTCGCAAGCCCAGGTGGCCGACTCTACGCAGGTAAACAAAAAGAGACTTCGAAGTTTTGTGATCGGCTCCACCGTGGGCTATGGCATCACGCTGGCGGGATTGAATGAACTGTGGTATAAGAACTCCGGTCACCAATCGTTTCGATTCTTTAACGACGACGATGAGTGGAAACAAGTGGACAAAACGGGGCATTTCCTTTCGGCTTTCTATCTCAGTTACGGCACCTCGCGGGCCTTGCAATGGTGCAACGTGAAGCCAAAAAAGTCGGACCTCGTCGGCGCCCTTGTAGGGTTTGGGGTGATGGTGCCCATCGAGATCTTTGACGGCTTCTCGCAAGCCTATGGCGCCTCCGCCGGCGACCTGGTGGCCGATGCCGCCGGGGCAGCCTTTTTCCTGGGCCAGGCCCGCCTCTGGAAAGAACCCCGCATCTTTCCCAAATTCTCCTTCCACCGGACCGACTACGCCCCCCTTCGCCCCAACACGCTGGGCGACGGCATGCCGGGCGAGATCCTGAAAGACTACAACGGGCAAACCTATTGGCTCTCGGTGGACATGGACAAATTCATCCGCTTCCCACGCTGGCTCAATATTGTGGTGGGCCATGGCGCCGAGGGCATGGTGTATGCGCGCGTGAACGAGAACATCGCCGCCGGCTATCCCGCCCCCTACCGCCAGTTCTACCTGGGGCTGGACTTTGATTTGCGGGCGATCAAGTCGCGGTCCAAAGTGGTGAATACCCTCATTTTCGTTGCCAATATGATCAAGCTGCCCGCGCCTACCTTTGAGTTCTCCTCCAAGGGTACCCGTTTTCATGCATTTTACTTCTAA